The sequence CAATTTTACATTGCCGTGACCTACCGTCCGTGACCTACCGTCCGTGACGATACTGCTCAAGTTCAGGCTTAGCTTCAGGCTAACGGTTTGACCGATCCAGGAACAATCGCTGCACCGAACTCACGAATCATGCTTTGAATAAATGGATCATTTTTTGCGGTCTCTTCAGCTAAACGCTGCCGTTCCGCCTGCTCGCCTTGCGCCTTCACATTCGCGGTGTGACGCACGTTACCAATTTCTGTCTCGACCCGCACCGTGCGACCAAAACGCTCGGTTAACGCCGCAGTTAGTTTATCAACATTAGCGGGTAAGCGTAACGTCTCGAGGGGAATGCGCAGGTAAATTTGAATGGCTGCTCCGGTACTGTCCAAACGCAGCAACTCACTTTGCTGCGCTAGTTGATGTGCAACACCACGTACCGGCAATAGTGCCGCCAAGGTTGGCCAGTCGCCATCCCAGTTCAATGATGGATCTGGATGATAAACGAACGGGTCAGCAGCGGCTTTCTGTGGCAGCGGATTTGACGATGACGATTGCATTGACAGCGCATCCATACTCAACGTTGCGGTTGGCTTGTTTGCCGGTGTTGGCACAGACGGAGTACTTGTTACAGGACGCGCTTCTGAACGACCTGATGTGTGCATGGCGGAAGCGGTACGTGGCTCTGCGCGCGCGTCATAGCTCGATCCGGATGAATCGTTATCCGACAAGTCCATCGGCAGCGGAATATCCTCTTCCCAAGGTGGTGGCGACGATACAGTAGAGGTTACTTTCGGTGGTTGACTTGCCGGTACTTTGATCTCCGGGATCGCCGTCGGCTGAGATCTGACCGGTATCGCAGAATTACTGATTGCCGCGGTAACCGAAGCAGTTGCAGGCGCGGCGGGAGAGGCGCCCGGGCGTTTGCTGGCGAGGCCACCTCGCGCTGCTGCCAATGCTGCCATCGCCGGACTGAGGTTACCATCGACACGTCCTACAGGAGCGCTGGTGGTAGCGGCCTGCGGCGCACTACTTAATCGTGCAGCGGGAATTGACGGCGTCGGAGCGGCGGTTATTGGGGCTTTAACTGCAACCACTGCTGATGAAGCGGGAGTGAAAGTTGATACAGACGGGCGCGATGGCGCAACCGATCGTTGCTGTGCTGCCACTATTCCGGTTCCATCTCCCGATTGTGGCCGAAAAGCCAACATCCGCAGTAAGGTCATTGAAAACCCTGCGTACTCATCCGGTGCTAAGCCAAGTTCATTACGACCATGCACAACGATCTGATAAAACAATTGGATTTCTTCGACATCAAACGCCGCAGCCAGACGCATGACATCTTCGCGCTCAGGCAAATCTTCTGCTAACGCTGCAGGGACGCTTTGCGCCAACGCGACGCGATGCAACAAAGTACCGAGATCTTGCAACGCGGCACTATACGACAAACTGCGAATTGCCATTTCATCAGCAACAGCCAACAAACCGGCACCATCGTTTAGGGCCAAAGCATCTAGCACCCGAATCAAATAGGTCTGATCCAGCGCGCCCAACATTCCCTGCACCGCCTCAAGCGTTACTTTGCCAGCTGCGTAGGCGATCGCCTGATCGGTTAACGATAAGGCATCGCGCATTGATCCGTGTGCGCCTTGTGCCAGAAGGCGCAAAGCCGGTGTTTCGAATTCAATTTGTTCCTGCCCCAGAATATCGTCCAGATGGCTAATGATATGACCCGGCGGCATCTGCTTCAGATTGAATTGCAGGCATCGCGACAGGACCGTTACCGGGATTTTTTGGGGATCGGTAGTAGCAAGGATAAACTTGACATGATCGGGCGGTTCTTCCAGCGTTTTCAACATGGAGTTGAATGCGTGGTTGGTCAGCATGTGGACTTCATCGATCATGTAGACCTTGAAACGGGCGTTTGACGGCGCGTAGACCGCCTGCTCCAGCAATTGCGCCATTTCATCCACACCGCGATTGGATGCTGCATCCATTTCAATATAATCAACAAATCGCCCCGCATCAATCGCCACGCAGGCATCACACACACCGCACGGCTGAGCGGTAATTCCACCGTTGCCATCAATACCCTGACAATTTAAGGCCTTGGCGAGTATGCGCGACAGCGTCGTTTTACCAACGCCCCTTGTACCAGTGAACAAATAAGCATGATGTAGGCGCTGTTGCTCCAGCGCATGCGTCAATGCCCGCACAACGTGCTCCTGACCAACCAGGGTGTCGAAACTTCTTGGGCGATATTTACGAGCTAGGACTTGGTATGACATAGAGTGGCGGGCGCGCATTGCTGGCTGTTAAATTCAGCACTCATTTTACCTTAGAGGAAGCGCTCGCAAGGATTTTAAGAAATGCCGACAAATCTGCCCCGAGTTGGCTCGCTTTTGCGCTGGCACATATAACAAATTCAGACTACGCTAACCTTGCCATGCGTTCAAACATGCAACGTCAGATCAAGCCCGCCAGGAGATGCCATGCAATCGCCCACGCACCAAGTCACTAATCAGGTCAAACCACTGACCGATAACAATTTGTATAACGACGACGCCATATTGACGGCGGGCGTGCAACGCCTGCAAGCTGGCTGGCACGCCGCAGAGCTAGCCCGTTACGGTGCAGAATTGGGTCGCGAAGAAATCTGGGCGTTGGCAGATGCAGCAAATCGTCATGCGCCAGAATTGCAGTGCTTTGACAGTTTAGGTAACC is a genomic window of Glaciimonas sp. CA11.2 containing:
- a CDS encoding DNA polymerase III subunit gamma/tau; its protein translation is MSYQVLARKYRPRSFDTLVGQEHVVRALTHALEQQRLHHAYLFTGTRGVGKTTLSRILAKALNCQGIDGNGGITAQPCGVCDACVAIDAGRFVDYIEMDAASNRGVDEMAQLLEQAVYAPSNARFKVYMIDEVHMLTNHAFNSMLKTLEEPPDHVKFILATTDPQKIPVTVLSRCLQFNLKQMPPGHIISHLDDILGQEQIEFETPALRLLAQGAHGSMRDALSLTDQAIAYAAGKVTLEAVQGMLGALDQTYLIRVLDALALNDGAGLLAVADEMAIRSLSYSAALQDLGTLLHRVALAQSVPAALAEDLPEREDVMRLAAAFDVEEIQLFYQIVVHGRNELGLAPDEYAGFSMTLLRMLAFRPQSGDGTGIVAAQQRSVAPSRPSVSTFTPASSAVVAVKAPITAAPTPSIPAARLSSAPQAATTSAPVGRVDGNLSPAMAALAAARGGLASKRPGASPAAPATASVTAAISNSAIPVRSQPTAIPEIKVPASQPPKVTSTVSSPPPWEEDIPLPMDLSDNDSSGSSYDARAEPRTASAMHTSGRSEARPVTSTPSVPTPANKPTATLSMDALSMQSSSSNPLPQKAAADPFVYHPDPSLNWDGDWPTLAALLPVRGVAHQLAQQSELLRLDSTGAAIQIYLRIPLETLRLPANVDKLTAALTERFGRTVRVETEIGNVRHTANVKAQGEQAERQRLAEETAKNDPFIQSMIREFGAAIVPGSVKPLA